The following are from one region of the Pseudorasbora parva isolate DD20220531a chromosome 12, ASM2467924v1, whole genome shotgun sequence genome:
- the ihhb gene encoding indian hedgehog B protein: MRLSTAVALLTGFILAFSPAYDSCGPGRGYGKRRTTRKLTPLAYKQFSPNVAEKTLGASGRYEGKITRTSERFKELTPNYNPDIIFKDEENTGADRMMTQRCKDKLNSLAISVMNLWPGVRLRVTEGWDEDGHHSEESLHYEGRAVDITTSDRDRKKYAMLARLAVEAGFDWVYYESKGHIHCSVKSDHSVAINTGGCFPGEALVTMEDGTHRPIHDLRAGDLVLASTGSDGTGDLVYSEVLTFLDRSPIAQKHFYVISTEDGANVSLTAAHLLFVWVGNCSRGGQPVPGPIQAIFASDAQPGQCLLIVDEGELRKRVSRISRVEVREDQGVYAPLTAHGTVVVNGVVTSCYAAVNKQRLAHWAFAPLRLLYSWTGPDRILKNGLHWYSQVLLSVGTLLLDSELFHPWAFEESER; this comes from the exons ATGAGACTCTCCACAGCAGTGGCGCTCCTCACCGGCTTCATATTGGCTTTCTCGCCTGCGTACGACAGCTGTGGACCGGGCAGAGGTTACGGCAAGAGACGAACTACAAGGAAACTCACGCCTCTCGCCTATAAGCAGTTCAGTCCAAACGTTGCCGAAAAAACGCTGGGAGCCAGTGGGAGATATGAGGGGAAGATAACTCGCACCTCCGAGCGCTTTAAGGAGCTGACGCCCAACTACAACCCAGACATCATCTTCAAGGATGAGGAGAACACAGGTGCGGACCGCATGATGACGCAG CGCTGTAAGGATAAGCTGAACTCCCTGGCCATCTCTGTGATGAACCTGTGGCCCGGCGTGCGTCTGCGTGTGACGGAGGGCTGGGATGAAGACGGCCATCACTCTGAAGAGTCTCTGCATTATGAGGGCAGGGCGGTTGACATCACTACCTCAGACCGCGACCGGAAAAAGTACGCCATGCTGGCTCGTCTGGCAGTGGAGGCCGGTTTCGACTGGGTCTACTATGAATCCAAAGGCCACATACACTGCAGTGTCAAATCAG ATCATTCAGTAGCAATAAACACGGGGGGCTGTTTCCCAGGAGAGGCTCTGGTGACGATGGAGGACGGCACGCATCGACCGATCCATGACCTGCGAGCAGGAGACCTTGTTCTGGCCTCAACGGGAAGTGATGGGACTGGCGACCTCGTCTACAGCGAAGTTCTCACCTTCCTGGACCGTAGCCCCATTGCCCAGAAGCACTTTTATGTGATCAGCACTGAGGATGGGGCCAACGTCTCCTTAACAGCAGCTCATTTACTGTTTGTCTGGGTTGGAAACTGCTCCAGAGGGGGCCAGCCAGTGCCGGGCCCCATCCAGGCGATATTTGCCAGTGATGCCCAGCCAGGGCAGTGTTTGCTGATCGTCGATGAAGGGGAACTCAGGAAGCGCGTTTCACGAATCAGTCGAGTGGAGGTGCGGGAGGACCAGGGGGTTTATGCCCCACTCACTGCCCATGGGACTGTGGTGGTGAATGGCGTAGTCACCTCATGTTACGCTGCTGTGAACAAGCAACGACTTGCTCACTGGGCGTTTGCGCCTCTACGCCTGTTGTACAGCTGGACCGGACCAGATCGGATCCTTAAGAACGGCTTACACTGGTACTCTCAGGTCCTTCTCAGTGTGGGAACACTACTGCTAGACTCAGAACTTTTCCACCCTTGGGCCTTTGAAGAAAGCGAAAGATGA